The following proteins are co-located in the Callithrix jacchus isolate 240 chromosome 10, calJac240_pri, whole genome shotgun sequence genome:
- the C10H11orf71 gene encoding uncharacterized protein C11orf71 homolog isoform X1: MALNSVSLSAGDQRSRVAYRFSHGDLSSPASALAMVSGDGFLVSRPEAVHLEPRQALRPGVRAENRRGNGGGRGRSRSRHGRLSPYPIPDVKSDLLRSVLQQRLIALGVTTWPLKPFDSATTDLRWCSMYSHSNTFEILLICTYL, from the exons ATGGCCCTAAACAGTGTGTCCCTGTCCGCCGGTGATCAGAGAAGCAGGGTAGCCTACCGCTTTTCCCACGGCGACCTCAGCTCGCCGGCGTCAGCGTTGGCGATGGTCTCTGGAGACGGCTTCCTTGTTTCCAGGCCCGAGGCAGTTCATCTAGAACCTCGGCAGGCTTTGCGACCAGGCGTTCGGGCCGAGAACCGTCGAGGGAATGGCGGGGGCCGCGGCCGGAGCCGGAGCCGCCACGGCCGACTCTCACCCTACCCGATACCTGACGTTAAATCCGATCTCTTAAGAAGTGTGCTGCAACAGCGTTTGATTGCATTAGGAG ttacTACCTGGCCCCTGAAGCCATTTGATTCTGCCACCACTGATTTAAGATGGTGTTCAATGTATAGTCATTCaaatacttttgaaattttattaatatgCACTTATTTGtga
- the C10H11orf71 gene encoding uncharacterized protein C11orf71 homolog isoform X2, producing the protein MALNSVSLSAGDQRSRVAYRFSHGDLSSPASALAMVSGDGFLVSRPEAVHLEPRQALRPGVRAENRRGNGGGRGRSRSRHGRLSPYPIPDVKSDLLRSVLQQRLIALGGVIAARL; encoded by the coding sequence ATGGCCCTAAACAGTGTGTCCCTGTCCGCCGGTGATCAGAGAAGCAGGGTAGCCTACCGCTTTTCCCACGGCGACCTCAGCTCGCCGGCGTCAGCGTTGGCGATGGTCTCTGGAGACGGCTTCCTTGTTTCCAGGCCCGAGGCAGTTCATCTAGAACCTCGGCAGGCTTTGCGACCAGGCGTTCGGGCCGAGAACCGTCGAGGGAATGGCGGGGGCCGCGGCCGGAGCCGGAGCCGCCACGGCCGACTCTCACCCTACCCGATACCTGACGTTAAATCCGATCTCTTAAGAAGTGTGCTGCAACAGCGTTTGATTGCATTAGGAGGTGTCATCGCAGCTCGACTTTAA
- the RBM7 gene encoding RNA-binding protein 7 isoform X1: MGAAAAEADRTLFVGNLETKVTEELLFELFHQAGPVIKVKIPKDKDGKPKQFAFVNFKHEVSVPYAMNLLNGIKLYGRPIKIQFRSGSSHASQDVSLSYPQHHVGNSSPTSASPSSRYERTMDNMTSSAQTIQRSFSSPENFQRQAVMNSALRQMSYGGKFASPPLDQSGFSPSHSHSFNQSSSSQWRQDTPSSQRKVRMNSHPYLTDRHYSREQRYTDHGSDHHYRGSRDDFFYEDRNHDGWSHDYDNRRDSSRDGKWRSSRH; encoded by the exons atgggggcggcggcggcggaagCGGATCGTACTCTCTTTGTGGGCAACCTTGAAACGAAAGTCACCGAGGAGCTCCTTTTCGAGCTTTTTCACCAG GCTGGGCCAGTAATAAAGGTGAAAATTCCAAAAGATAAGGATGGTAAACCAAAGCAGTTTGCATTTGTGAATTTCAAACACGAAGTATCTGTTCCTTATGCAATGAATCTACTTAATGGAATCAAACTTTATGGAAGGCCTATCAAAATTCAATTTAGATCAG gaaGTAGTCATGCATCGCAAGATGTCAGTTTGTCATATCCCCAGCATCATGTTGGAAATTCAAGCCCTACCTCCGCATCTCCTAGCAG CAGGTACGAAAGAACTATGGATAACATGACTTCATCAGCACAGACAATTCAGAGATCTTTCTCTTCTCCAGAAAATTTTCAGAGACAAGCAGTG ATGAACAGTGCTTTGAGACAAATGTCATATGGTGGAAAATTTGCTTCTCCACCTCTGGATCAATCAGGATTTTCACCATCACACAGTCATAGTTTTAACCAGTCTTCAAGCTCCCAGTGGCGCCAAGATACCCCATCCTCACAGCGTAAAGTCAGAATGAATTCTCATCCCTACCTAACAGATAGACATTATAGCCGGGAACAGCGTTACACTGATCATGGGTCTGACCATCATTACAGGGGAAGCAGAGATGATTTCTTCTATGAAGATAGGAATCATGATGGCTGGAGCCATGACTATGATAACAGAAGAGACAGTAGTAGAGATGGAAAATGGCGCTCATCTCGACACTAA
- the RBM7 gene encoding RNA-binding protein 7 isoform X2 — protein sequence MGAAAAEADRTLFVGNLETKVTEELLFELFHQAGPVIKVKIPKDKDGKPKQFAFVNFKHEVSVPYAMNLLNGIKLYGRPIKIQFRSGSSHASQDVSLSYPQHHVGNSSPTSASPSRYERTMDNMTSSAQTIQRSFSSPENFQRQAVMNSALRQMSYGGKFASPPLDQSGFSPSHSHSFNQSSSSQWRQDTPSSQRKVRMNSHPYLTDRHYSREQRYTDHGSDHHYRGSRDDFFYEDRNHDGWSHDYDNRRDSSRDGKWRSSRH from the exons atgggggcggcggcggcggaagCGGATCGTACTCTCTTTGTGGGCAACCTTGAAACGAAAGTCACCGAGGAGCTCCTTTTCGAGCTTTTTCACCAG GCTGGGCCAGTAATAAAGGTGAAAATTCCAAAAGATAAGGATGGTAAACCAAAGCAGTTTGCATTTGTGAATTTCAAACACGAAGTATCTGTTCCTTATGCAATGAATCTACTTAATGGAATCAAACTTTATGGAAGGCCTATCAAAATTCAATTTAGATCAG gaaGTAGTCATGCATCGCAAGATGTCAGTTTGTCATATCCCCAGCATCATGTTGGAAATTCAAGCCCTACCTCCGCATCTCCTAGCAG GTACGAAAGAACTATGGATAACATGACTTCATCAGCACAGACAATTCAGAGATCTTTCTCTTCTCCAGAAAATTTTCAGAGACAAGCAGTG ATGAACAGTGCTTTGAGACAAATGTCATATGGTGGAAAATTTGCTTCTCCACCTCTGGATCAATCAGGATTTTCACCATCACACAGTCATAGTTTTAACCAGTCTTCAAGCTCCCAGTGGCGCCAAGATACCCCATCCTCACAGCGTAAAGTCAGAATGAATTCTCATCCCTACCTAACAGATAGACATTATAGCCGGGAACAGCGTTACACTGATCATGGGTCTGACCATCATTACAGGGGAAGCAGAGATGATTTCTTCTATGAAGATAGGAATCATGATGGCTGGAGCCATGACTATGATAACAGAAGAGACAGTAGTAGAGATGGAAAATGGCGCTCATCTCGACACTAA
- the RBM7 gene encoding RNA-binding protein 7 isoform X3, with translation MDNMTSSAQTIQRSFSSPENFQRQAVMNSALRQMSYGGKFASPPLDQSGFSPSHSHSFNQSSSSQWRQDTPSSQRKVRMNSHPYLTDRHYSREQRYTDHGSDHHYRGSRDDFFYEDRNHDGWSHDYDNRRDSSRDGKWRSSRH, from the exons ATGGATAACATGACTTCATCAGCACAGACAATTCAGAGATCTTTCTCTTCTCCAGAAAATTTTCAGAGACAAGCAGTG ATGAACAGTGCTTTGAGACAAATGTCATATGGTGGAAAATTTGCTTCTCCACCTCTGGATCAATCAGGATTTTCACCATCACACAGTCATAGTTTTAACCAGTCTTCAAGCTCCCAGTGGCGCCAAGATACCCCATCCTCACAGCGTAAAGTCAGAATGAATTCTCATCCCTACCTAACAGATAGACATTATAGCCGGGAACAGCGTTACACTGATCATGGGTCTGACCATCATTACAGGGGAAGCAGAGATGATTTCTTCTATGAAGATAGGAATCATGATGGCTGGAGCCATGACTATGATAACAGAAGAGACAGTAGTAGAGATGGAAAATGGCGCTCATCTCGACACTAA